In the Paenibacillus sp. FSL R7-0337 genome, TGGCAGGTTGCGGGCTATTCCCTTCATGAGGAATTCGACGAGTTGGAGAGAGCCGGCATCCCGCCGCTGCATGTTCTTCAGATGGCCACGCTGAACGGGGCTGAATTTCTGGACCGGATGGACGATCTGGGCACCGTAGAAATTGGAAAAATCGCCGACATGGTCCTTTTGGATGCCAATCCCATTGAAAGTGTACAAAATCTTCATAAAATCAATGCTGTGATACGGGCCGGTGCTTATCACGATAATCAAATGCTTAGTTCGATCAAGCAAAGGCTGGGAACGAAATAAGCAGCAAATGCCTCGCAAGTGCAGCTGCGTCTTCGGACTTGTGCTCACAAGTTTGTTAACTACTGTTAACATCCGGGCGGTAGGCCTCAGGCAAATAGGATACGACAAATAGACCGCACACCTTGCTGGGGAGGGCGGTCTATTTGCGTTTATCGGACAGTAGCGCTACGATGAGCAAACCAAAGGTAAGCATCAGCATGATTGCTTCAAACACTGTAAATGCTTAGTTACAATATGTAAAGAGCAGCCCCCATTACGGGAGCTGCTCTTATTTGCGCTTGTTCTTACTCAATGCCGTAGGAACGCATCCTACAGCTTCTCTATCAGCTCAGTATAATAGCCGTTGCCATTCCGCTTATCCAGCTTCTCCGCTGTAGCGAGAGCTAACTTCTGGAAGTATTTCGCAAGCGAAGCTACGTCTTCGGATTGGCGTTCACACGGGTGCCCAGCCGGAAGCTTGACCTGGAAGCGGATGGATTCCTCAGACAGACGGCGGAACAGCTTGGCCGAATAAGCGTTGAAAATCATCTGATCGGCCGGGTTCTCGTGATCCAGAGAGGAGGCGATATACTCTTCGAAGACCTCCAGCGCCTTGACCGGATCGGTCAGGGTCAGGTAGCCAATATGCTCTGCCTGGTGATACAGGAAGTCGCGGTTTCCTTTTACCAGCTTATAGCCTTTCTTCTGCAGCTTATCGGCTTCCTTCTGGCGGTCCAGCCGTAGGAGAGGGAACAGTACCTTGGTGATGGTCACATGAGGGACCTCACCGCAGGTCATTCTACCCTTGAGAATCGGTTCAGCCGCCTTAACGGTTGCTTCATCGTCTCCCTGCTTCGCCAGGAACTCAACCAGGCCATGCTGCTCACAAGCCTCACAATCGCTCATCTCGTCCCGGTCCATGGTCTGGACAATCGCCCATTCGGCCTGTGAAGCTTCCAGCTCCCCGAAATCTTCGAGAATATTCGCCCGGTAATAGTGATAGGTCCGGCTGCTATAGCCTTCGGCTTCGTAGCGGGTCTTCATATCCTCCAGCAGGTTCTCAATCTGAGTGCGGCTAATATCTGCAAAAGCGGTAATGCGGTCCAGCACCCACTTGTACGACCACATCAGGCTGTAATCATCGAACCGGCCAGGGTTCTTGTCATACTGCCCCAGCTGCCAGGAAAAGGCGACCAGCGCTTTCATCGGATAGCCGTGGAAGCTGCCCAGCTCTACGATTTCGCTGCGGGCCTCATAGCCCTGATCGATATCTCCTGCGGCATCGGCCACCCGTACGGCCTGCTCCAGCAGCTCCAGCTTAGCCTTGCCTCCGGGCAGGCCATAGGCTTCTTCCATCAGATCGTCGAAATCCATCTCGGTAACGTTCATTTATTTCTCTCCTTCTGCGGATCGACTGGCCGTCAATCCCCAATCAATAAATTGAATAATGCCTTGGTTCAGGAGCGCGATCTCCTGGCGGTTCATTGGATAATGTCCCATCAATAGCGCATTGCAGTACAGCATCTCGACAATAGAAGGCAGCGTAGCCTGATTCCCCTGATGGAATACCTTCTCAATGACGGGATTGTTCAGGTTAAAGTAAAGTGTAGCGTATGCCGTATCCTTAAGCGAAGCGCCCAGGCTGCCTAGCACGGAGGAAAGAGCGTCGGTGCTCACTTCCTTCGTTGCCTCAAGTACACGCCACTGGGCGGATTCCTCGGACAGTGTGTAGAGCACCGGAATCTCCTCCGGCTTGAAGCGGCGCAGCTGCACCTGGCAGCGGAACTTCTGCAGGACACTGTCTGCGAGTCTTACAGATTCATAGTAATCCAGCCGCTCTTGAGGCGTAATATCGGTGAAGGATAAGGACACCTCTTCCGGCAGCAGCCGTTCCGTCTGCACCTCCGGGTCAATAAGCGGAAGCTGGGACAGCAGCTCGGCATCATAGATATACCCGCCATTCACCACCAGCATGGATTGGGCCGAAGCCACGTGGGTAATCTGGCGGTATTCGTCCAGCGTCGCCGTGAAGTACAGGGGAGGCTGCTGCTTCAGCTCGCCAAGCGTCTTTCTGCCATACGTGCTCTCAAACGGCAGCCACTCATGAATGATAGAATAGAATGACGAATCTTCCACCGCGAGTGCCTTCATCGATAAGGCGTGCAGTGAAATGATCGATTGCAGGCGGTCCGGGTCATACTCGGCCATCCGCATCAATTCCTGACGAATGGCATTTCCCAGCTCTTCCCGCACTTGCTCCAGCTGAGCATTCTCATAGAAATGCTCCCTGGAAGCGGTGGGCTGCAGCTCATCGGTCCAGATCAGACATTTCACGAAGAACGCCCAGTCCGGCAGGATATTGCTGGCAGCTTCGGAGACCAGCATGTGCTTCAGGTATACCCGGTGATTGCGCTTGGCGTTCAGATTCACCGCATGTGGCAGAATGAAGGCGATGCCTCCTGTCCGGCCCGAAGCGGTGTGCAGGGGAATGAAATCACGGAATGTCTCTCCCAGCACCTGCTTGCCGAAGGCCAGTACCTCGTCACGATGCTTCCGGGCCAGCTGCGGATCTTTGATCCACGGCGGGCTCAGCGGATTAATCAGGCGGGTGTTGCGGTCTGACACCAGTTGGATCGGGTAAGGCAGCAGAGCGCCGTAATGGAATAGACCTTCCCGCAGGTTCTCTTCTTCGAAGTAAGCTTCCGACCCTTCCTTGCAACGCAAAAAAACCTTGGTGCCGGGGGCATGTGCCCCATCGAGCTTACGGATCGTATAAGTGCCGTCCGGCTTCCCGCGCCATTCCAGGGCAGGTCCGCCCTTGGCCGATTGGGTAACCATTACGATATCGTTACTCACCATGAAGCAGGACAACAGCCCGATGCCAAACCGACCGATAAAGGAGGTATTGGTCGACAGGAAATCTTCGCCCCGCTTGGAGGATTGTCCAATCATGGCCAGAAACTCATGAATTTCTGCCTCATCTAACCCGATCCCGTTATCCTCTACTAATAAGGTTGCCCCCGTGGAGGTTCCGCTTACCTCGACATGGATCTTACCTTCGTAGCCTACTGGGGAATATGCCTGACGTGCAGTAATCGCGTCTATGCCGTTCTGCAGCAGCTCTCTTAAGAATACCTTCGGGCTGCTATACAAATGGTTAGACAAAATGTTGATCATCCCGCTTAAGTTCACCTGAAAGCGGTACGTATCCCGGTTTTGGTTCTCCATCTTGATTCTCCTGTTCTGTAATCATTTTGCTTGTGCTTCATGCCGACAATCAGTTTCTATGTAGACAGATACAACTCTATGTATTACCCAGATGCTGCAATATAAGAAACAGATATTCCCAATCCGTCTGTTTTCCCGTTTGCAGGAACGTCTCAACATGCAAAAGAAACCCAGGATTACCTGGGTCTCTGTCTCGCAGCAATTACGCATGCAGCTTCTGTTTTCTATATTCTGTGGGGGTGAGCTTTTCATGTTTTTTGAACATTTGTGTGAAATGGGAAAAATTGCTGTACCCAAGCTCTGCCGCCACTATATTGACCGGGATGTTAGGGTTCTCCAATAAATCCTTAGCAGCATCTACCTTAATTCTAAGGATATAATTCTTAACGTTTTCGCCCATTTCCTTTTTGAATAACTTGGAGAAATATTCAGGAGTGAAATGTACATGGTCCGCGACATCCTTAACGGAAATATCACTAGAGATATTATTCAGTATATAATCAATCGCGCGCTGGATATTATCCTTGGAGCCTTCATCCTCAGAGGCAGTGGATATAGCCTTAATGATAAATGAGATGCCCTCTTTTAGGCAGTCAATGTCTTTGAAGCTACTCATATAATCATGATAGTTGTATAATTCCGTAAACAAGCTCATGATGTCAATATTCCGTTTGTGCGAGAACACAAAAAGAATTTTGGTTAAGGATTGGTGGAAGTCGCATAAGCTTTTGAGATTAAATTTGCCGATCGTTGCATTGTAATTGATAAAGGACAAAATATTCTCATGCACGGATTCAAATTGGCCGCTGTCCAGCAGCCGGGTCCACTTGACAATGCTTGCGGAGAGGCTTGCCGCCTCATCATTAATGACATCGCTTTCAGAGAAGTACAATCCGGCTCTCTTAGCTACATTATTCTGTACCAGAACATGGCATGCGTAGGTGGTAGCATGAATGTTCTCAAGGGTATCGATAGCGGTTACATAGCTGGAAATCTGAAAACCCATTTCTGTACAAATACCTTCGTAGAATGATCTGCAGGCTTCCGTGCTAACCGTATAAATGGAATCGTTATTAGAGAACAGCAGAATCACAAATTGCTTATATCTGTTGATACATACTAGAGCACGAAGGCCAGGTACAAGAAGATGCTGGTTAGCGCAATCAAGCAGCTTGCCGAAAATATGCATATCGGACATCGTGTGGGAAGCCGTCTTGGAATAAGGATAAATATCTATGATAAAGGATTGAATGAACGAATGGCTATGAATCGGATATCCGAGCTGGTTGAGCGCTTCAATGGACTGATGTTTATTCGCCGGATTGGACGAGAACAGGTTGATAACCACATTGCTCAGCAATTCAGCCTTATAGGTGTGGGCTTGCTGCCGGTCCGACATGATCTTGGAGATAGCTCTGATCATAGCATCTTCAATTTCATGATAAGGTGCCGGTTGAATAATGTAATCGAAGCAGCCGAGCTTAATGCTCTGCTGGGCATACTTGAACGACGCATGGGAGGTAAGCAGAATTCTCAGCATCGCCGCATCATATTCATGTACCCACTTGTTCAAAGTCAGGCCATTCTCTCCAGGCATTTCGATATCGGACAGCAGGATATGAATTTTGTTCTCCTTTATGATCTCTTTGGCATCCGCTGCATTGGTGGCTGTATATACATTGTGGATTCCGAGGGCGCTAAAGTTGATTCCGCTCATCATCCCATTCAGCACCGACAGCTGATCATCAACGATTAAGACATTCATAGTTAGATCCCCCAATTTGAAAATGGATTATTTGGCCGATGGTTCCACTAACGGTAAATAGATCAGGGCACAGGCTCCGCCACCGGGTTTGTTATAGAAAGCAAACTGGAAGTTTGCCTTGTAGATGAGCGCAACTCTTTGCTTCAGATTAGACACCCCTACATGT is a window encoding:
- a CDS encoding HSP90 family protein, giving the protein MENQNRDTYRFQVNLSGMINILSNHLYSSPKVFLRELLQNGIDAITARQAYSPVGYEGKIHVEVSGTSTGATLLVEDNGIGLDEAEIHEFLAMIGQSSKRGEDFLSTNTSFIGRFGIGLLSCFMVSNDIVMVTQSAKGGPALEWRGKPDGTYTIRKLDGAHAPGTKVFLRCKEGSEAYFEEENLREGLFHYGALLPYPIQLVSDRNTRLINPLSPPWIKDPQLARKHRDEVLAFGKQVLGETFRDFIPLHTASGRTGGIAFILPHAVNLNAKRNHRVYLKHMLVSEAASNILPDWAFFVKCLIWTDELQPTASREHFYENAQLEQVREELGNAIRQELMRMAEYDPDRLQSIISLHALSMKALAVEDSSFYSIIHEWLPFESTYGRKTLGELKQQPPLYFTATLDEYRQITHVASAQSMLVVNGGYIYDAELLSQLPLIDPEVQTERLLPEEVSLSFTDITPQERLDYYESVRLADSVLQKFRCQVQLRRFKPEEIPVLYTLSEESAQWRVLEATKEVSTDALSSVLGSLGASLKDTAYATLYFNLNNPVIEKVFHQGNQATLPSIVEMLYCNALLMGHYPMNRQEIALLNQGIIQFIDWGLTASRSAEGEK
- a CDS encoding helix-turn-helix domain-containing protein, with the translated sequence MNVLIVDDQLSVLNGMMSGINFSALGIHNVYTATNAADAKEIIKENKIHILLSDIEMPGENGLTLNKWVHEYDAAMLRILLTSHASFKYAQQSIKLGCFDYIIQPAPYHEIEDAMIRAISKIMSDRQQAHTYKAELLSNVVINLFSSNPANKHQSIEALNQLGYPIHSHSFIQSFIIDIYPYSKTASHTMSDMHIFGKLLDCANQHLLVPGLRALVCINRYKQFVILLFSNNDSIYTVSTEACRSFYEGICTEMGFQISSYVTAIDTLENIHATTYACHVLVQNNVAKRAGLYFSESDVINDEAASLSASIVKWTRLLDSGQFESVHENILSFINYNATIGKFNLKSLCDFHQSLTKILFVFSHKRNIDIMSLFTELYNYHDYMSSFKDIDCLKEGISFIIKAISTASEDEGSKDNIQRAIDYILNNISSDISVKDVADHVHFTPEYFSKLFKKEMGENVKNYILRIKVDAAKDLLENPNIPVNIVAAELGYSNFSHFTQMFKKHEKLTPTEYRKQKLHA